The nucleotide window GAACATTTGAATTTTTTAATGCCTATTACTCCACTGACATTTCGAGCGTTGTGCAGTTCTGTCAGAAAAACAAGATCGATTACTTGATCGTTGACAGGCGACATTTTACTTCAGAGTTTCTTCGTGCGAATCGCCTTTATTTCGAGCCCTTTAATTCTTACCTAAAAGAGTTGACACGAGATCGATCCCGATATGCATTGGCCTCGTACGCTGGAGAGCGTAGAGAAATCATGGACAATAGCATCTATATCGTAGACGTGCGTGCGCTCGGTCAATGAGCGGTGCGTCGAGCTTTGATTCCTTAGAACAATGACAGCAATAACGTCAAACCAAGCCCGACGAAAGGTCGTCGTCGTGATGCCGGCTTACAATGCCGCTCGGACCCTCAGAATTACCTATGACGCGATTCCGATGAGCAATGTCGACCAAGTCATTTTGGTGGATGATGGAAGCCGGGATGAAACTCTGAAGATCGCCAAAGAACTTAAGCTTGAAGTGTTCGTGCATGCTCGCAACATGGGATACGGCGCTAACCAGAAGACGTGTTACACCGAAGCGCTCAAAGCCGGTGCTGATATCATCGTCATGCTCCATCCGGATTATCAATATGATCCGACTCTGCTGCCGAACTTGATTGCCCCTATCAAGGCGGACGAGGCTGACATTGTGCTCGGTTCGAGATTGCTGGGTGGTGACGTCGTTGCTCAGGGGATGCCGTGGTGGAAATTTTTAGGGAATCGGTTTTTGACTTGGGTGGAGAATAAGATTCTTGGGCTGGCATTATCCGAATATCATACCGGTTACCGGGCCTATAATCGCCGAGTGTTAGAACAAGTGCCGTTCTTGCTCAATTCGGATAATTTTGTTTTCGATCAAGAGATGATCGTTCAAGTCGCACATTTAGGATTTCGTGTTAAAGAGGTGCCAGTGCCAACGCGGTATTTTCCCGAAGCCTCAAGCGCGAGTCTCATCGCCAGCGTTAACTATGGGTGCAGCATTCTTGTGCTGATGGCGCGTTATGTGTTGCATCGGCTCTCTTGGTTCAATCAAAAGCAATTCGAGTGTTTTGCGGCGCGTTACAAGAGAGCCGATTAGTTCTTTTTGAAAAACCTGCATTGAGCTCATAACAGACTGGCTTCATGTCTACTTACGTGCTGGGAATATCAGCTTTCTATCACGACTCAGCAGCCGCGCTTGTGCGCGACGGTGAAATCGTCGCTGCTGCGCAAGAGGAGCGGTTTACCCGTGAGAAGGGAGACGCGCGATATCCCGCAGCTGCGATCGATTATTGTTTGACAGAAGCCAGCATTGGCGTGCGCGATCTCGATTACGACAGCGCTACGGTGTGCCGGTGGGTTATTCCGGCCATGAAGTAGGGTTGGCGCCTTCGTCGATCGCGGCTGCGGCTTTGGGCTCGTGTATGATCGAACGGCATATCACGCTGGACCGAGCCATGTGGGGCAGTGACCAAGCCGCTTCGGTGGAATGGCAAGGGTTTTGGCGCCTGGTGAAAGATGTGCGCGCCATCGAGAAATCCATGGGCGATGGCATCAAACGCGTTTATGCGAGCGAAGTGCCGATCATAAAGAAGCTGCGACGCGTCGGTGGCAACCTCAACAACGGCTCTTCGGCCAGCGCAAGCAAATGATGGCGGGGTCCGGTGTCCTATGAGCCTGGCATCATCTAGTGTGCGCGAGCGCTTTGAGCTGAAGGACCATGTCGCCATCATTACCGGTGGCGCCGGTCTACTGGGTACGCGCCATGCCGAAGCGATTGCGGAGATGGGCGGCACGCCGGTGCTTGTCGACGTGGACGAACGCTTGGCGCAGGAGCGAGCGCGCCAGCTCGCAGCGACTCACGGATGCAAGAGCCTGGGCATTGGTGCAAACATCTGCCAGCCCGACGAAGTTAAGGAAGCTTTGCGCACTGTGCTTGCTAATTTCCAAAGAGTCGATATCTTGATTAATAATGCAGCTAATAATCCCAAGGTGGACGCAGGAGCGCAGAGCGGCGGCCACTGGTCGCGTCTGGAAAATTTTCCTCTGGCCACGTGGGAACAGGCTGTTGCGGTGGGCTTAACCGGGGCTTTTCTCTGCAGCCAAATTATCGGTTCGGAGTTGGCGCGGCGCGGCTGCGGAGTCATTCTCAATATTGCGTCCGACTTGGGCATCATTGCACCCGACCAGAGAATCTATCGCGACAGCAAGCTGCCGGCCGATCAACAACCAACCAAGCCGGTGAGCTATTCGGTGGTTAAGCATGGAATCGTCGGCCTGACGCGCTACTTGGCGACTTACTGGGCGGACCGCGGGGTGCGCGTCAACTCGCTCTCTCCCGGCGGTGTATTTACTGGGCAGGACGAGGATTTCGTCGGGCGTTTGGTCAACCTGATCCCGCTCCAACGCATGGCTGATAAAGACGAGTACAAGGCTGCGATCGTGTTTCTCGTTTCCGATGCCTCGTCTTACATGACCGGGGCCAACTTGGTGATCGACGGGGGCCGGACAGTATGGTGAAAGATATTTTGGTTCTTGCGTTGGATATTGACGGCGTTCTTACTGATGGCACTGGGGTGTTCCAGCAGAATGAATCATACGAACCTCGCTTTGACTTCCATGATCTAGATGCGGTGACCACCGCACGCCGTTCTGGCCTGGTCCTCGCGTTGGTGACGGGCGAAGACACCGAGCTTGTCGATCGCATTGCCAAGCGCTTTGCTATCGAAAACGTGATGCGCGGCGCGAAAGACAAAGTCGCAGCGTTGCAGGAGCTTTCCAAGAAGCTTGGGGTGTCGTTGGAAAACTTCTGTTTCGTTGGTGACGGAGACCGCGATGCAATGGCGTTTCCAATCGTTGGATTTGCTCTGACGCCGCGCAACGCCACTGCCAAGGCCAAAGAAAACGCACACCATGTGTTAACGTCCGCTGGCGGCGCGGGCGCGGTGGCGGAGACGGTAACTTTGCTGCAACGTCTCAGAGCTGACAGCGCAAGCGGTGACAAGTTGGAAGAAGAATTGCGTATCATCGTTAGAGACAGCATAAATGCCCACCAAGAGCTACTTCGGCACTCTTTGCCGGTGCTTGTGGAGGTCACCCAGACGCTTATTCGAGCGATTCGGTCAGGGCATAAGATCCTGCTTTTTGGTAACGGTGGCAGCGCCGCCGACGCACAGCATGTGGCGGCTGAATTGATCGGACGCTTCGCCCAAGAAAGTCAACCTTTTGCAGCGGTTGCACTAACGACCGACACCTCAGTTCTAACTTGCGTCGGCAACGATTGGGATTACAGCCAAATATTCTCCCGGCAAGTTCGCGCGCTTGCAAAGCCTGGTGACGTGGTTGTCGGGATCAGTACCAGCGGTAAATCACCCAATGTCCTGCGTGGGTTAGACGCTGCACACCAATGCGGTGCGTTTAGGATCGGTTTTACTGGCGCTTCTGCGGGACCCATCGTGCAATCGAGCGATCTCTGTTTCATCGCGCCGGCAAGGTTCACGCCGCGAATTCAGGAGCTCCATCTTCTGGCATGGCATGCCGTTTGTGAAATGGTGGAGCGACGGCTATTAGCGGCCTCTGACCCAAGCTAATCTATGACTTTGGCTTAAGGACGTTTTTGATGGCGACTACGGAAACGCATTCTCGGCGCACACTTCCCTGGCATAAGAAGGCGTTGTTTTCGCTGATTGTCGCTTGCGCCACAATAGTCGCCTTGGAAGGCGCCGCCACAATCACGGGAACGTCACTCCAGGTCTCGGCGATGCGTTGGCTCAGCTCCACGCCGCTTATACCCGGCAGGCGAACGTCGGTGATGACGAGATCGACGTCTCGGTTTTCGAGAATTTCCAGTGCTTCCTCGCCGCGGTGAGCGACGGTTACCTGAAAATTGTTGAGTGCATAGAGGCGCTGCAGCTGCTCACAAATGACTGTGTCGTCATCGACGACGAGGATGTGCGGTGTCAGGGTGAGCGGCGCAGAAGTTGCCGGTCGCGTCGAGTTTGTATGGGGTTTCATTTTTTACGTCTAGCCGGGTCGCCTGGCGATGTAAGGCATCATTATAGCCCGCTCCAGGCGCAGAGCAAGATTTTGGCCTTTCGCACGACCTATTTCCCGCAAAACTTTTCCTACTCCCACCCTCCAAGTCCTCGTAACCTCCTTTCTTCCCGTCCGTTTCTCCTGTCGGGTTTCCAATGTTTGGCTGCTGAGCCGCGCGAAGCTTGGTCGGTAAGTCAGGCTTTCGCGTAATATTTCTCCATCATGTTTTTGACGCCGGCCTTGGTGCAGGCCTCGTCGAACCATTTTCTTACGACCGGCGCTTCGTCTTCGTATTCGATCTGGTTGCCGCCGAGCTTGACGTCGATGTCGACCTTGCCGCGGCCTTCGCCCCAGAGCTCGTGATACTTTTGGCTGCCCCAGCGCAAGGCTAGGTAGCGCGCCGGTTCGCTGCCAGCGTTGAAATGCTGGTGGAACCAGCCGCCCGGCGGCACGACCAGGCTGCCTGGCTTCCAGTTGTAACGTTTGATCTCTTGGCCTTGCTGCCATAGCAGCGAGTAACCTTGGCCGCGCAAGATGATCACATGCGCACCGGGGCCGTGGAAGTGGGCTTTTTTGTAGGTGCCGACGGAAAACTGCGAGACGTGCCCGCACAAGGTGTTTTCCGACAATTCAAACCGGACTTGCGAGCCGCCGCCACCCCGCTCCTTCCATTCGAGCAATGGCAAATTCTTCACGTCGGCGACGAAATTCGTTAGCCAGGTCCGCCCAGAGTACCAGGTCCCCGGACTGCTGAAATAGTTTTCTTCCGAGTTGAAACGTTCGCGAAACACGTAGGGACAATTGAAAATAAAGTCGGTGCTGTGCATCAGGTTCATCATGATCGGCGCGCTGGTGACGGCAAGAAAACGCGCCGGCTCGGAGCCGTTGACGTTGAAAATCTGATGCCAGGAGTTGATCGGCGGGGAAAATAGCGAGCCTTCCTGCCATTCGAAAGTCCGCTTCGGTCCACCTTCGTTCCAGATCGTCGTCGCGCCGCGGCCGCTGATGACGTAGATCAGCTCTTCGTACATGTGCTTTTCCGGCTCCAGCGCTTTGCCTGCTGGAATCTCGCAAATGTAAGCATCGTTGGTTTCGCCCGTGCCTTCCAGGCAGAGCCGCACGCCCAGGCCGCCGGTGCGCTTCCACGGTTCCAGCGGCACGGTGGCGACGTCTTCGACGAAAAAGCTTTCGACGAGCGGAACGCCTTCGCTCTCCACCCATTTTTTATATGTGCCGCCGGTGCCGACGACGGACTCGGTGGATATTATTGGTTCTGTCATGGACTAGTGCTCCACTGATTTTCGGATTGCCTCGCGCAAAGGCGCAAAGGGCGCCAAGAAAGGAGTTAAGAGATTGTCATTTCTTTGAGCGTGCGTCGAAAAACTTCTTGTAGAATCCGTCTTTTTCCAATTCGTCGATAACGCTCTCGTCGACGAATCCGGCCAGATTTGGTTCTTTGACATCTGTTGTTTGCCTCACAAGTTCAAGAGTCGTCGTAATGCCGCTGCGATCCAGGCGCGGTGGAAAGGAAAATTTTGCGCCGTAGAAGTTGTGGGTTTCTTCGAGGATCGTCACATCCTTTTGCTTGAGCCGATTGCCGTAGACCTTAATCGCTTTTTCTTTGTTGGTTTTGAATTCAAAAATTCCTTCGCTATAGGCGCGCAAAAATCGTTTCACGGTATCTCGTCGACTTGTCAGGTAAGAGCGCCGTGTCATGACGAGAGTTTGGGGGAACGATGCGTTCAAGTCGCCCAGGTTGGCCAGAATACGCAGCCCGGCGCGCGTCGCGGCGATGGTCTCCGGCGGCGACAGAACCGTAGCGTCGATATTGCCGTTCATCAGGGCCGCGAGCCTTTCGGGTGCGCCGCCGGCAGCGAGAATTGTGACGGCGCTGCGCGGGATGTTCCATTCCTTAAGGGCCAGCGTCACGCCAAGATCATTGGAGCCGCCGAAATTGACGATGCCCATCTTCTTGCCGACGAGCTCGGCCGGCGCGCGTATCTCCTTGCGGACCACCACGCTCAACGGCAGTTTGTTGTAGGCGGCTGCGATAACGACGACGTCCGCGCCGCGCACGTAGGCGGCAAGTGGCGCCGTGGCGGAGCCTTGAATGAACGGCACGCTGCCCGAGAGCAGTGCCGCCATGCCGCGGGCGCTGCCGGGAATCAAAATCAATTCGCCGTTAAGGCTGTGTTTTTCGAAAAGGCCAAGATCTTTGGTCGCCCAGATCGCGCCTTGGAAACCCGCGTGGCCGTCATAGCCGACGAGGATTTGCTCTTGGGCGAAGAGGGGGGTGGAGAACGCGAACAGAACCGCGACGAGGATTGAAAATTGAAAATGGAAAATTGAAAACGTCGGAATTGCATGATGGGAGGGGGAGCGGTGGGCCATTTTCGATTTTCCATTTTTTAGAATTTCAGCCTGACTTCGACGCCGTTGTTGGCGCATTCTTTGATGAACGTCTCGTGCACTTCGGGGTCCTGGTCTTTGTAATCGATCTGGGTGCCACCGCTGGCTTCGACCTCCAGCGTCTTGACCAAATCTTCTACTTGATAGGTGAAGCCCCACGGTTTGAGCGCAAGGTAGCGCGCCGGCTCTTTGCCGGGATTGAAGTGCTGGTGAAACCATTTGGCCGGCGGCACGAACAGGCTGCCGGGCTTCCAGTCGATGCGCTCGCGCTTTTTTCCCGGCTCCCAAAGAAACGAGTAGCCTTCGCCGGAGAGGATCAAGATGTGCGCGCCGGGGCCATGCCAATGGGCGCGCGGGTACGTTCCTACTGGATACTCTTCGATGTGCGCCGACATCGTGTTGGCGGCGAAGTGCAGCAAAATGCCGCGCGCACCCTGGCCGCGGGCGTTGTGGTCCAATAGTTTGAAATTGGGAATGTCGGCAATGAAGTTGGAGTCCCAAGTCCGATGCGTTTCCACCGCTGTGCCCTTGCCGCTGAAATAACCGTCTTCGCCGCTGAAGCGATCGGTGAAGGCAAAACTGTTGTTCATGACGAAGTCGAGATTGCGAAAGCGGTTGATCATCACCGGCGCGTCGGTCAAAGCGACGAAGCGCGCCGGTTCATCGCCGGTGGCGTTGAAATGTTGCCGCCAAGTGTTCAACGGCGCCGAAAACATGCTGCCCTCGTGCCATTCAAAAGTCTGCTTGCGCCCGCCCTCCTGCCACACCGTCGTCGCACCCCGTCCTTTGACGACGTAGACCAGCTCTTCGAATAGATAGTGCTCTGCCGCTGTTTGGCTCTTGGGCGCGATCTCGCAGACGTAGGCGTCGCAGCTCCGCCCGGCACCGAGCATGTTGATAAACGCGCCGGAGGCGCCCTTGCGCTTCCACGGCCCGAGCTTCATCGCGCGCAGATCGTCGATGCCGAGGCCGCGGTAAATCGGAATGTCTTCCTGCTCTTGCCAAATCTCGTAGGGCGTCTTGTCCGAGTAGGCGGCTTGTTTGGTCAGATCGATGGCCACGTGTTTCTCCGGATCGGAAATTTAACCGCAAAGCATGTCCTGAGCACCTTCGAAGGGAACGCAGAGAACGCAAAGTTCGGAATCGGAAAGAACCACGAAACACACGAAAGACACGATAGTAAGACTTTGTAGAGTCGCGGTGCTCAAATTACGTATGTTTCGTGCTTTTCATGGTTATTCTTCTCTCCGAACCTTCGTGTCCTTCGTGCCTTCGTGGTGAGTGACTATCCGAGCGCTTTCGAATATTTCTCACGCAGTTTGGCGTAGCGCTGGCCGCCTTCGGTGGCCGCCTTGCGATACTCCTCTGGCATATAGTTGTACGGCGGGCGGATCGGGCCGGTTTTGCAATAGCCCGAGGCGGCCATCAGGACTTTTTCCAATTGGATGTTGTACGCCGCGAAGATTTCCTGGGAACCCGTGATCGCGTGGTGCGGCTCGTTGGCCCAGGCGATGTCGTCGGCGACGGCTTTGGCGCCGGCGGCGTCCTTCGCTGCAAGAGCTTTCATCAGAGCGATGGCGACCTGCGGGCCGACTGAGGGTATCCAGCACGTTGTCTGCGACTCGGGCGAGATTTGCGCCATTTCATAAGCCAAGCCGACGGGTGGCACGAAGTTCACCCGGCCTTTGCTCGCCGCGACGCATTGTTTCAGGATCGCCTTGCTAGAAAACTTTGCCGACATGACCGTCGGCGCTTTCTCCGATACTGGACCCCAGAAATCGGCGCCAAAGTCGTAACGAAAAGCGCGCGGATTGGCGTAGACCATGATTGGAAAATCGGGGAAGGTCTCGGCGACGTCGGCGTAGAATTTCACCGCCATGTCGGTGTTGGCCGGCTGCCACATGGGAATGCCAAGCAACGTACCCGTGGCGCCGATGCCCTTGACGAATTTGATGCGGCGCGCGATCTCGTGGCCGCCCAGCGCGGTGGTGCCGACAAACGTCGGGATACGGCCGCGCACGGTCTTCACCAGGCAATCGACGTAGGCCTCGTAGTCAGCCTGCGACGTGGTCGCGCATTCGCCCATGGTGCCGAGCGCCATGATGCCATTGGCGCCGTCGCGCACCAACGCTTCGGCGAGGCGAGCGGTTTCGTCAAGATCGACCGTGTTGGTGGTGTCCAAACGCTCGGCGCCGGGGTTCGCCGGCGTCGGCATGATCGCCAATGCACCTTTAATATCTTTTGCGGTTAGCATGTGAGCCTCCTTGAGTTAGTGGGTTGAGAAACTGAAAGATATCTATGTGTGCGTGTCTATCATTGATGCGGCGTGACAGGCAAGTTTGCGGATAGGCAAAGGTGTGTCATCCCGAACGTGCGAGACCGGATTATTTTCACGGTAGGGGAGCGATCGAGGTGAAACCCTTCCAGAGCGAACGCTAGTCTTCGCTCTCTCGCTCGGAATCTCAGATTACAAATTTCACATTGCAGAATCTGTACTCTGAGATTTGCCATTTGAGATGCCGAAGGCCGCGCTTTCGCTCCGGAAGGGTTTTACTTCGATCGCCGCGAGCAAGAAGGAGGGGCCCTTGCTTGGAATGATTGTGCGGAAAACACCCTCGGAGTTCTTCTATAAGCTCAGGACGAACGAAACGAAGTTGAATTCGTTCGACAAAAATCCGTTCATGCTGAGCCCGTCGAAGCATTCTTAGGTTTTTCAGCAGAGTCTTGAAATGCGCACGATGGTTCAGGATGACCGCTTGTTCAGAGCCGGGTCTCGATCCGTTCAGTAAGAAATATTTCTTTCGGTGTGACTTTGGCGATGTAAGGCAGTGCTTCGACTCCAGCCTTCACGGCTTTGCGCAGCCAGCGGCCGTATTCCATATCGATCTCATCGGCTGGACGAAACGCGTGGCAGTCGGGACGTTGAATCACGAAAACGATCGCCGCTCGGTGCCCTTTACGGTGCAGCCGCATGAGCTCTCGCAAGTGCTTGGTACCGCGCTCGGTTATCGCATCCGGAAACGCCGCCACCCCCTCTGTTGCTAGCGTGACGTTTTTCACTTCGACGAAACAGTTCCCGTTCTGGCTCTCTAGGCACAAATCCAGGCGGGTGTGGGCACTGACTTTCACTTCTCTACGGATGCAGTCGTAGCCAGCGAGCTCTTGGATCGCACCGGATGCGACGGCTTCGGCGACTAACCGGTTCGGATGCATGGTATTGATGCCCACCCAGTTTCTATTAATTTCGATCAACTCCCAAGTGTAGGGCAGTTTCCGATTCGGGTTGTCGCTGCGCGAGAGATAAACGGCGCTGCCGGGCTCCTTGCAGCCCATCATGCTGCCGGTGTTGGTGCAGTGAGCGATAACGATTTCACCGCTCGGGAGTTCCACGTCAGCGAGAAAGCGCTTGTAGCGCTGGATCAACGTGCCGCGAATCAGGCGTGAGTTGAAACGCATGCCGATGGTTATAGCGAAAGTGACGAACGCATTGAAGTCCAACTGGCGCTTTGTTAGGTATCGAAAAGGATATTTTTACTAACGGAGAATTCATGGCCAAAGCGGAATTGAAATATGTCGGCAAAAACGTGGCGCGGGTCGATGGCGTCGAAAAAGTTACCGGTAAAGCGAAGTTTGTCGGCGATATCACCTTGCCGGGCATGTTGTACGGTAAGATTTTGCGCAGCACCTACCCGCATGCGCGCATTCGCTCGATCGACGCGTCGCAAGCCGAGGCGCTGCCGGGCGTTGTGGCGGTGCTGACCGCTGCCGACATTACGGATCTGACGCCGACTTACAATGGCCGGCCGGTGATCGCGCGCGAAAAAGTGCGCTACGTCGGCGAGCCGGTGGCGGCGGTGGCAGCGATCGATGTCGCGACGGCAGACGAAGCGTTGTCGTTGATAAACGTCGATTACGAGGAACTGCCAGTGGCGGCCAACATCGAAGCGGCGCGCAAGCCCGGCGCAGCGCTGGTGCACGACGACAAGCCCGGCAACATTGGCACCCATGAGAAGGTGAACCGCGGTAACGTTGATGATGGCTTTGCGCAGTCCGACGTTATTTCGGAAGAGAACTTCACGTTCCCGATGGTCTATCACTACGCGATGGAGCCGCACTCGGTCATTGCGCACTACGCTGCCGACGATGAGATCACGGTATATTCTTCGGCGCAGCACCCGTTTCAGGTGCGCGGCGATATTTCCAAAGTCTTCAAAGTGCCGGCGGCGAAAGTCCGTATGATCATCAATTACTTGGGCGGCGGCTATGGCAGTAAGTCGTACACCAAATTTGAGCCGCTGGTGGTCGCGCTGGCACGCAAGGCAAAGCAGCCGGTGCGCATCTGCAATTCCGTCGGCG belongs to Deltaproteobacteria bacterium and includes:
- a CDS encoding response regulator gives rise to the protein MKPHTNSTRPATSAPLTLTPHILVVDDDTVICEQLQRLYALNNFQVTVAHRGEEALEILENRDVDLVITDVRLPGISGVELSQRIAETWSDVPVIVAAPSKATIVAQATISENNAFLCQGSVRRECVSVVAIKNVLKPKS
- a CDS encoding SDR family oxidoreductase encodes the protein MSLASSSVRERFELKDHVAIITGGAGLLGTRHAEAIAEMGGTPVLVDVDERLAQERARQLAATHGCKSLGIGANICQPDEVKEALRTVLANFQRVDILINNAANNPKVDAGAQSGGHWSRLENFPLATWEQAVAVGLTGAFLCSQIIGSELARRGCGVILNIASDLGIIAPDQRIYRDSKLPADQQPTKPVSYSVVKHGIVGLTRYLATYWADRGVRVNSLSPGGVFTGQDEDFVGRLVNLIPLQRMADKDEYKAAIVFLVSDASSYMTGANLVIDGGRTVW
- a CDS encoding glycosyltransferase family 2 protein, with the translated sequence MTAITSNQARRKVVVVMPAYNAARTLRITYDAIPMSNVDQVILVDDGSRDETLKIAKELKLEVFVHARNMGYGANQKTCYTEALKAGADIIVMLHPDYQYDPTLLPNLIAPIKADEADIVLGSRLLGGDVVAQGMPWWKFLGNRFLTWVENKILGLALSEYHTGYRAYNRRVLEQVPFLLNSDNFVFDQEMIVQVAHLGFRVKEVPVPTRYFPEASSASLIASVNYGCSILVLMARYVLHRLSWFNQKQFECFAARYKRAD
- a CDS encoding aldolase; amino-acid sequence: MLTAKDIKGALAIMPTPANPGAERLDTTNTVDLDETARLAEALVRDGANGIMALGTMGECATTSQADYEAYVDCLVKTVRGRIPTFVGTTALGGHEIARRIKFVKGIGATGTLLGIPMWQPANTDMAVKFYADVAETFPDFPIMVYANPRAFRYDFGADFWGPVSEKAPTVMSAKFSSKAILKQCVAASKGRVNFVPPVGLAYEMAQISPESQTTCWIPSVGPQVAIALMKALAAKDAAGAKAVADDIAWANEPHHAITGSQEIFAAYNIQLEKVLMAASGYCKTGPIRPPYNYMPEEYRKAATEGGQRYAKLREKYSKALG
- a CDS encoding SIS domain-containing protein; protein product: MVKDILVLALDIDGVLTDGTGVFQQNESYEPRFDFHDLDAVTTARRSGLVLALVTGEDTELVDRIAKRFAIENVMRGAKDKVAALQELSKKLGVSLENFCFVGDGDRDAMAFPIVGFALTPRNATAKAKENAHHVLTSAGGAGAVAETVTLLQRLRADSASGDKLEEELRIIVRDSINAHQELLRHSLPVLVEVTQTLIRAIRSGHKILLFGNGGSAADAQHVAAELIGRFAQESQPFAAVALTTDTSVLTCVGNDWDYSQIFSRQVRALAKPGDVVVGISTSGKSPNVLRGLDAAHQCGAFRIGFTGASAGPIVQSSDLCFIAPARFTPRIQELHLLAWHAVCEMVERRLLAASDPS
- a CDS encoding cupin domain-containing protein, which encodes MTEPIISTESVVGTGGTYKKWVESEGVPLVESFFVEDVATVPLEPWKRTGGLGVRLCLEGTGETNDAYICEIPAGKALEPEKHMYEELIYVISGRGATTIWNEGGPKRTFEWQEGSLFSPPINSWHQIFNVNGSEPARFLAVTSAPIMMNLMHSTDFIFNCPYVFRERFNSEENYFSSPGTWYSGRTWLTNFVADVKNLPLLEWKERGGGGSQVRFELSENTLCGHVSQFSVGTYKKAHFHGPGAHVIILRGQGYSLLWQQGQEIKRYNWKPGSLVVPPGGWFHQHFNAGSEPARYLALRWGSQKYHELWGEGRGKVDIDVKLGGNQIEYEDEAPVVRKWFDEACTKAGVKNMMEKYYAKA
- the sfsA gene encoding DNA/RNA nuclease SfsA, coding for MRFNSRLIRGTLIQRYKRFLADVELPSGEIVIAHCTNTGSMMGCKEPGSAVYLSRSDNPNRKLPYTWELIEINRNWVGINTMHPNRLVAEAVASGAIQELAGYDCIRREVKVSAHTRLDLCLESQNGNCFVEVKNVTLATEGVAAFPDAITERGTKHLRELMRLHRKGHRAAIVFVIQRPDCHAFRPADEIDMEYGRWLRKAVKAGVEALPYIAKVTPKEIFLTERIETRL
- a CDS encoding cupin domain-containing protein, which encodes MAIDLTKQAAYSDKTPYEIWQEQEDIPIYRGLGIDDLRAMKLGPWKRKGASGAFINMLGAGRSCDAYVCEIAPKSQTAAEHYLFEELVYVVKGRGATTVWQEGGRKQTFEWHEGSMFSAPLNTWRQHFNATGDEPARFVALTDAPVMINRFRNLDFVMNNSFAFTDRFSGEDGYFSGKGTAVETHRTWDSNFIADIPNFKLLDHNARGQGARGILLHFAANTMSAHIEEYPVGTYPRAHWHGPGAHILILSGEGYSFLWEPGKKRERIDWKPGSLFVPPAKWFHQHFNPGKEPARYLALKPWGFTYQVEDLVKTLEVEASGGTQIDYKDQDPEVHETFIKECANNGVEVRLKF
- a CDS encoding ABC transporter substrate-binding protein, encoding MVSPALQSRQRAGALPCAQTVGLHLSSRRFGQDAGGRSQRWHPDRLQRPGPRSARDVHQRMRQQRRRSQAEILKNGKSKMAHRSPSHHAIPTFSIFHFQFSILVAVLFAFSTPLFAQEQILVGYDGHAGFQGAIWATKDLGLFEKHSLNGELILIPGSARGMAALLSGSVPFIQGSATAPLAAYVRGADVVVIAAAYNKLPLSVVVRKEIRAPAELVGKKMGIVNFGGSNDLGVTLALKEWNIPRSAVTILAAGGAPERLAALMNGNIDATVLSPPETIAATRAGLRILANLGDLNASFPQTLVMTRRSYLTSRRDTVKRFLRAYSEGIFEFKTNKEKAIKVYGNRLKQKDVTILEETHNFYGAKFSFPPRLDRSGITTTLELVRQTTDVKEPNLAGFVDESVIDELEKDGFYKKFFDARSKK